Genomic window (Palaemon carinicauda isolate YSFRI2023 chromosome 42, ASM3689809v2, whole genome shotgun sequence):
AGCAAAAATTTAAAACGCTTATTTcacaaactgattaagaaataacAGCAAAAGTTACATACTGGAAATAACGAAAATAATTGTCGTCTGCTATGATCAGAGTAAAAAGAATAACTAATGGATCTTAGACCTGCGTCTACtatctttaaaataatataattttgatgaGATTTATGCGTATAAAGCAAAAGCATTCATATGAAAACCGGTCAATAAcagtttataaaattatataaattatatgaatgtataaacTCTTAACACAATGAACTTTAAAACATACTGGAAAGAGACAATTTCTTAACTAAAACCTTAAAGGCAAAATACCACAAGTAAAGTCTCTAGCTTAAGACTAAGCCTAAGAGCACCACTTTGATTAAATGatattgttaacttttttttttttttttttttttttttttgcagtgtcgTATTATCCCTATGACTGACCAGGCTGAAATCTAGGGGCCCAGCAAGAGCAGGGCCAAAGCAAGAGAAGGGTCCCAGTAAGAGCAGGGTCCAGCAAGAGCAGGGTCCCAGTATGAGCAGGGGTCCAGCAAGAGAAGGACCTAGTAAGAGCAGGGGACCAGAAAGAGCAGGTGTTCAGCAAGAGAAGGGGCCTAGTAAGAGCAGGTGCTCAGCAAGAGCAGGTGCTCAGCAAGAGCAGGTGCTTAGCAGGGGCAGGGGCCCAACAAGAGCAGgaacccacccaaaccttgggccTATGAAACCCTTTTCTACCTTTAATGTTAAAAGTTAAAACCATGGATTATTTacttgatttttaatattattgtaataaattgtacaAAAGGAGAGCGTGAAATTGGAAGGAAGAGAATTGCCAAGGTCCTCCCATGGGTTAATACAGCACTGCTTGTCAGTTCAGGTTTAAAAAGAAGTAGATTTTGTGCTTTTTGAAACAGGCGccggatgaaaaaataaaaaatcatccaTGTCGATATTGGCAAATGAATCTCTGAACAACCGAACAAGTTTCGTCGTTGAAAAGCTTCGGGTAATCTGACATGACTATCTCGAGGCAGTCTTCGTCCCCTCCTAGGTTGTCGGGTCGAAGGAAGAGCCAGTCTTCGCGATCTATTGGCCGACCTGAGATCCACCTCCAAGTACGGTTATCTGTTTCGAGGTTATTCCCGCCGACCCAGAAGTAACTGGGACCTGTGGATGAGGCTGAAAGTTAGAGAATTTGTTGTCGAAAATGTAGAGGTGAGAAGCTGATAGACGGAGTTAATATCTGTCTTGGGGTTATTCCCACCAACACAGAAGTAAGTTTAACTTGTAAAAgttatgaaatctgaaaaaaacaTCAGGGAAGATTAATGAGTTGGGAGACCAGGAAATTTCATCAGGGAAGATTAGTAAGTCAAGAGAcctaaaaaaaacattagaaaagaTTAGTAAGTTAGGAGACCTGAAATAAACATCATAGAAGATTAGTAAGTTAAGAGGCCCGAAAAAAACCACCAGGGAAGATTAGTAAGTTAGGAGATCTAAAAAAAAACATCAGGGAAGATTAGTAAGTTAGGATATctgaaaaaaataagagaagattAGTACGTTAGGAGACCCCGATGAAAATATCATGGAAGATTAGTAAGTTATGAGAACTGAAAAAAAACATCACGGAAGTTTAGCAAGTTAGGAGACCCGATAAAAACATCATGGAAGATTAGTAAGTTATgagacctgaaaaaaaaagaagaaaatcatcATGGAAGATTAGTAAGTTGGGAGACCAGAAAATTACACCAGGGAAGATTAGGAAGTTAGGATACCTGAAAAAACCTCATGGAagttgttggagccattgagcttatagtattttgcttttccaactagcgttgtagcttagcttgtaataataataataataataataataataataataataataataataataataataataataataatgataataataataataataataataataataataacaacaatagcaataataataataatgataataataataataataaaataacaataatgataataataataataataataataataataataataataataataataataataataataatgataataataataataataataatcccctgtCTGAATGTAGCCACCAAGCACACCTGCAGGTAATAGAAAACGTTCCCTAAACGTTACAATTTCACTTACCAAACGTTTCCGACAGATACGTTTGCAGGGCATAGATATTTTGAGGTTCTGCAAGGTCGCCACCCATTCCCTGACAAACTCTTCTGGCTTGGTGCCATGTTAGTTTCTTAGGGTGGGGATAGAAGCACTCGTAAACAACCTCTGTATATGGGTAGGGACAGCCAGTTCCTGCAATGGAAAGTTTGATAGTTAAGCTAGTAATGCACTACAtagtccaactagggttgtagcttagtgataATAATGATTAGTAATGATTATGAAATTTAAGTGTCTAATTTTAGTAGTAAgtgggacaacaacaacaacaacaacaacaacaacaacaacaacaactgagtaATAACGTCTGTACTTACTCAAATCTAATGGCGAACTTAACAGAACAAGAACTTTTGTACTTACATAAATCAAATGGGGAACTCAACCtagcagaaacttttttttttatctactcaaATCTAATGGCAAACTTAACAGAGTAATAACTTTTGCATTCACTCAGATCTAATAGCAAAGTCAACCTAGTAGGAACTTATGCCTTAACTCAGATTTAATGGCAAACTCAACAGACTAAGAACTTTTGTACTTAAATCCAATGACAAACTCAACATAGCAAGAACTGTTGTACTGACTT
Coding sequences:
- the LOC137632896 gene encoding perlucin-like produces the protein MSTDTKKMYCLSYVTVLILLSFAPSSLGMYDESEKQVELQSAIMMSQLALVQHSEILAEILNTTRTQQCSSCYAEGVANSLNSLMRLKEAAVALLERESSANRRTGCPYPYTEVVYECFYPHPKKLTWHQARRVCQGMGGDLAEPQNIYALQTYLSETFGPSYFWVGGNNLETDNRTWRWISGRPIDREDWLFLRPDNLGGDEDCLEIVMSDYPKLFNDETCSVVQRFICQYRHG